Proteins encoded together in one Amblyomma americanum isolate KBUSLIRL-KWMA chromosome 1, ASM5285725v1, whole genome shotgun sequence window:
- the LOC144113553 gene encoding tRNA methyltransferase 10 homolog C-like — MALRLWLLQLTAHHSADRISNRCWKLMAAATEVPFSTCRRYCNVVPAHKLTEEHERYDEANETAHPYRPYCVADFPGLAVDKITKERIRLLLRHHKLRLRSGLLAPLELSSQDVLDLLAKDSFNKRCRFFKYLFHQEQKRLRQQRRETDGLVTTEAPKSTLGRLLPHSADRLDEYRLFRNCFLIRIRECTINRFYESRQIPAVLFGQSIVFDLSYDEVMTPRESNKAARDLLSVFGRNRCSRNPFHLYFCNASPNGLTARILQSALFEPSEIPLLSELTPSSYLDIFPKEKLVYLTPDSENTLDVFDYDAVYVVGALVDKEAKKGATLAKATSEGLKTARFPQTFSWYWQKEVSQPLHLTDVFKILLALKQTNDWNSALRYVNRKVTVQQD, encoded by the coding sequence ATGGCGCTTCGACTGTGGTtgttgcagctgacagcgcaccACAGTGCCGACAGAATATCCAACAGGTGCTGGAAACTGATGGCAGCGGCCACTGAAGTGCCCTTTAGCACATGTCGGAGATACTGCAATGTGGTACCGGCTCACAAACTAACTGAGGAGCATGAGCGCTATGATGAAGCCAACGAAACGGCTCATCCGTACCGTCCGTACTGTGTCGCTGACTTTCCCGGCCTGGCGGTCGACAAAATAACTAAAGAGAGGATACGGCTTTTACTACGGCATCACAAGTTGCGGCTTCGAAGTGGCCTACTAGCACCACTGGAACTCTCATCCCAGGACGTGCTTGACCTCCTCGCGAAAGACTCCTTCAACAAGAGGTGCCGTTTCTTCAAATATCTCTTCCATCAAGAACAAAAACGGTTGCGCCAACAGCGTCGTGAAACCGACGGTTTGGTAACGACAGAAGCGCCTAAATCAACGTTGGGAAGGCTTTTACCGCATTCGGCAGACCGACTAGATGAGTATCGCCTTTTTAGGAACTGTTTCCTAATTCGCATCCGGGAGTGCACTATAAATAGATTTTACGAATCAAGACAAATACCAGCGGTACTGTTCGGCCAGAGTATCGTGTTCGACCTGAGTTACGATGAGGTTATGACACCCAGAGAATCCAACAAAGCAGCGAGAGACCTCCTTTCAGTTTTCGGAAGGAACAGGTGCAGCCGGAACCCGTTCCACTTGTATTTCTGCAATGCATCACCGAACGGCCTCACGGCGCGAATCCTGCAGAGCGCGCTTTTCGAACCATCTGAAATCCCCTTGCTGTCAGAATTGACACCAAGTAGCTACTTGGATATTTTTCCGAAGGAGAAACTTGTGTATTtaacaccagacagcgaaaatacTTTGGACGTGTTCGATTACGACGCAGTGTACGTGGTCGGAGCGCTGGTTGACAAAGAAGCCAAAAAAGGTGCTACTTTAGCCAAGGCAACTTCAGAAGGCTTAAAGACTGCCCGGTTTCCCCAGACTTTTTCTTGGTACTGGCAGAAGGAAGTATCACAGCCTCTGCACTTAACAGATGTATTCAAAATCTTGCTAGCTCTCAAGCAAACAAACGACTGGAATTCTGCACTAAGATATGTAAACCGCAAGGTGACTGTCCAACAAGATTAA